The sequence below is a genomic window from Bradyrhizobium septentrionale.
AGCGATGCATCACGTTGAGCATGCCGCCATAGAGCGTCACCATCGTGATCAGCAGCAGATAGGGAAAGGTAATCCGCGTCAGCTCGATCGCGAGCTTGCGCTGCGCCGCGTCCTCGGTGAAGCCCGGCGCGAGGATGCTCATCGCCTGCGGCATGAACGCCATCGCCACCACCAGCAGAATCACCTGCGACGCGAGCAGCAGCGTGAAGATGCGGTCGGCGAACAGCCGCGCCGAGGCTTCGCCGCGCTCGCCATGGACATGGGCATAGGCCGGCACGAAGGCGGCGTTGAAGGCGCCTTCGGCGAAGATCGCGCGGAAATGATTGGGCAGCCTGAGCGCCACGAAGAAGGCGTCGGCGACCGGTCCGGCACCGAGGATCGCCGCGAGCATGATGTCGCGCGCAAATCCGGTCACCCGCGATAGCAGGGTATAGCCGCCGACAGTGAAGATGCGCCCAAGCATCTGCTGCTTCTAGCGCATCATCACCCTAGGTCAAAATGACGTATTCAGGACGTTAGCGATCTAGGCATGATCCAGCCCGAAAACCGGAAGCCACTTTTCGGGATCATGCCTGTAGCGCGCTGCGCACAGCCGCGATGACGCGGTCCTGCGTCGCCTCGTCGAGATAGGGGTGCATCGGCAGGGCGATGACGTCCTTCGACAGCCGTTCGCTGACCGGCAGGCCGCCGTCCGCGACCGGGAAGTGGCTATAGGCCGTCTGCTGGTGGACCGACTTCGGATAATAGATCATGGTCGGGACGCCCTGCGCCTTCAAGGCGGCCGCGAAGGCGTCGCGATCGATGCCGTTGGACAGACGGATGGTGTATTGCGCCCACACCGAGGTGCAGCCCGGAGCAAGCCGCGGCACCGCGACGAGGTTGCCGAGTGCACGCGTATAGCGTTCCGCCACCTTGTTGCGCGCCGCGATCTCGTCGTCGAAGATCTTCAGCTTCTCGAGCAGGATCGCCGCCTGCATGGTGTCGAGCCGCGCGGTGAGGCCGAGCCGCACGTTGTCGTACTTGTCGGAGCCCTGGCCGTGGACGCGGATACTGCGCAGCGTGCGTGCGAGCTCCTCGTCGTCGGTGAAGATCGCGCCGCCGTCGCCGAAGCAGCCGAGCGGCTTGGCCGGGAAGAAGCTGGTGCCGGTCGCGAGCCCGAAAGTGCCGAGCTTGCGGTTCTTGTAGGTGGCGCCAAAGCCTTGCGCGGCGTCATCGAGCACGAACAGGCCTTCGGCCTCGGCGA
It includes:
- a CDS encoding DegT/DnrJ/EryC1/StrS family aminotransferase, which translates into the protein MNQHLQLEPIPFIDISAQRRRLGKSIDDAVARVLDHCQFINGPEVTALEKALADYSGAKHVVSCASGTDALLMVLMAKNVGPGDAVLCPTFTFCATGEVVTLTGATPVFVDVDEETFNIDVNSLKRGIATARARGLKPVAVIPVDLFGQSADHDAIAAVAEAEGLFVLDDAAQGFGATYKNRKLGTFGLATGTSFFPAKPLGCFGDGGAIFTDDEELARTLRSIRVHGQGSDKYDNVRLGLTARLDTMQAAILLEKLKIFDDEIAARNKVAERYTRALGNLVAVPRLAPGCTSVWAQYTIRLSNGIDRDAFAAALKAQGVPTMIYYPKSVHQQTAYSHFPVADGGLPVSERLSKDVIALPMHPYLDEATQDRVIAAVRSALQA